One genomic region from Lacerta agilis isolate rLacAgi1 chromosome 13, rLacAgi1.pri, whole genome shotgun sequence encodes:
- the HYPK gene encoding huntingtin-interacting protein K: MAAEGDVELELEAEPNGSAGSGERPAEKPRKHDSGAADLERVTDYAEEKEIQSSNLETAMSVIGDRRSREQKAKQEREKELAKVTIKKEDLELIMNEMEISRAAAERSLREHMGNVVEALITLTN; this comes from the exons ATGGCGGCTGAAGGGGATGTTGAGCTGGAGTTAGAAGCGGAGCCCAATGGCTCCGCAGGCAGCGGAGAGCGACCAGCCGAGAAGCCGCGGAAGCACGATAGCGGAGCGGCCGACCTCGAGCGCGTCACGGACTACGCGGAGGAGAAAGAGATCCAGAGCTCCAACTTGGAAACG GCGATGTCAGTGATTGGAGACCGAAGATCCAGAGAGCAGAAAGCAAAGCAGGAGCG GGAAAAAGAACTGGCCAAAGTCACAATCAAGAAAGAAGATTTGGAGTTGATT ATGAACGAGATGGAAATATCCAGGGCAGCAGCAGAACGCAGCTTGCGAGAACACATGGGGAACGTGGTGGAAGCACTGATTACCCTCACCAACTGA
- the MFAP1 gene encoding microfibrillar-associated protein 1: MSGSSSALMKQPPIQSTAGAVPVRNEKGEISMEKVKVKRYVSGKRPDYAPMESSDEEDEEFQFIKKAKEQELEPEEQEEELASDPRLRRLQNRISEDVEERLARHRKIVEPEVIGESDSEVEGEAWHMEREDTSEEEEEEIDDEEIERRRCMMRQRAQERKNEELEVMEVEDEGRSGEESESESEYEEYTDSEDETEPRLKPVFIRKKDRVTVQEREAEALKQKELEQEAKRMAEERRKYTLKIVEEETKKELEENRRSLAALDALDTDDENDEEEYEAWKVRELKRIKRDREEREALEKEKAEIERVRNLTEEERRAELRANGKVITNKAVKGKYKFLQKYYHRGAFFMDEDEDVYKRDFSAPTLEDHFNKTILPKVMQVKNFGRSGRTKYTHLVDQDTTSFDSAWGQESAQNTKFFKQKAAGVRDVFERPSAKKRKVT; encoded by the exons ATGTCGGGCTCCAGTAGCGCCCTCATGAAGCAGCCCCCGATCCAGTCGACGGCGGGGGCCGTCCCCGTCCGCAACGAGAAGG GGGAGATCTCGATGGAAAAGGTGAAAGTAAAACGCTACGTCTCGGGGAAGCGGCCAGATTATGCCCCCATGGAGTCCTCGGACGAGGAGGACGAGGAGTTCCAGTTCATCAAGAAGGCCAAggagcaggagctggaaccgGAGGAGCAAGAGGAAGAGCTGGCCAGTGACCCCCGTTTGCGCCGCCTGCAGAACCGCATCTCAGAGGATGTGGAGGAGAG GTTGGCAAGGCATCGTAAGATTGTGGAACCAGAAGTGATAGGGGAGAGTGACTCAGAAGTCGAAGGAGAGGCCTGGCATATGGAGAGAGAGGACAccagtgaggaggaagaggaggagattgaCGATGAG GAAATTGAACGCCGCCGTTGCATGATGCGGCAGCGTGCACAGGAACGCAAGAATGAGGAGCTGGAAGTCATGGAGGTGGAAGATGAGGGCCGTTCTGGAGAGGAGTCCGAATCAGAGTCCGAATATGAGGAGTACACAGATAGTGAGGATGAGACTGAGCCACGCCTGAAACCTGTCTTCATCCGCAA GAAGGACAGAGTCACAGTCCAGGAGCGAGAGGCCGaagcactgaaacagaaggaacTGGAGCAGGAGGCCAAGCGAATGGCTGAGGAGAGGCGCAAGTACACCCTGAAG ATCGTTGAAGAAGAAACCAAGAAAGAGTTGGAGGAGAACAGGCGCTCCTTGGCAGCCCTCGATGCTCTGGACACCGATGATGAGAATGATGAGGAAGAATATGAAGCCTGGAAAGTGCGGGAGTTGAAGCGCATCAAGCGGGACCGTGAGGAGCGTGAGGC GTTAGAGAAAGAGAAGGCAGAAATCGAACGAGTGCGGAATCTGACTGAGGAGGAACGACGGGCTGAGCTCCGAGCCAATGGCAAGGTCATTACCAACAAGGCGGTGAAGGGCAAATACAAGTTCCTGCAGAAGTACTACCATCGGGGGGCCttcttcatg GATGAAGATGAGGATGTATACAAGAGGGACTTCAGTGCTCCAACTCTGGAGGACCATTTCAACAAGACCATCTTACCCAAAGTCATGCAG GTGAAGAACTTTGGGCGCTCTGGACGAACAAAGTACACCCACTTGGTAGACCAAGATACAACCTCTTTTGACTCTGCATGGGGGCAGGAGAGTGCACAGAACACCAAGTTCTTCAAGCAGAAGGCAGCTGGTGTGAGGGATGTCTTTGAGAGACCCTCTGCCAAGAAGCGGAAGGTTACCTGA